A single window of Candidatus Aminicenantes bacterium DNA harbors:
- the mrdA gene encoding penicillin-binding protein 2, with amino-acid sequence MFGEKIYEDLSLLQKRALLVRTIIAAAFVALIFFYWKIQVLDHGSFLARAEANRTREIIVPAPRGILTDRSGKIILADNRASFKASLIRENTKNLEASILAAARLLSLEPAVIRERIERYAAEPAFRPIVVKDELSQEEVAMLEARKAQLPELIIETEPKRTYPFGEFAAHSLGYLQELTPEELRTVYKDRRRPGDMVGKTGIEAGYENDLTGREGQIVEVVDSLGRKQSEAMNVAPEAASGLHLALDYDLQAKAQDLLRGKEGAVVVLSAKTGDVLALASFPTYDPNKFINRFTPEEWTGLVGSPDRPLLNRAIQGLYSPGSTFKIVMASAGLESGSIVPSTQFVCGGEIEIYGNSFSCMGVHGALTMTDAIRYSCNIYFYNLGRRLGIDTIAAYAQRMGLGRKTGIDIPGEKEGLVPTPEWKKLTRKTAWFPGETISVAIGQGPLQVTPLQMAAVTALIANRGRSVRPRLVIGEAAGTPTEVPGLTRDAMDAVVEGMWRSVNAQGTGQGARVEGFDVCGKTGSTQTISSEKADRISPQSRQRKTHSWFVGFAPRNDPQIVVAILIEFGGLGGATAAPVARELFNLYKAKYAGPNPPAGN; translated from the coding sequence GTGTTCGGTGAGAAGATCTACGAGGACCTGAGCCTCCTGCAGAAGCGGGCCCTGCTTGTCCGGACGATCATCGCCGCGGCTTTCGTCGCCCTGATCTTTTTCTATTGGAAGATCCAGGTCCTCGACCACGGCAGCTTTCTGGCCCGGGCCGAGGCCAACCGGACCAGGGAAATCATCGTCCCCGCGCCGCGCGGGATTCTGACCGATCGCAGCGGCAAGATCATCCTGGCCGACAATCGGGCTTCGTTCAAAGCCTCCCTGATTCGGGAGAACACCAAAAACCTGGAGGCATCCATCCTCGCGGCGGCCCGGCTGTTGTCGCTCGAGCCGGCCGTCATCCGCGAGCGGATCGAGAGGTACGCGGCCGAGCCGGCCTTCCGTCCGATCGTCGTCAAGGACGAGCTGAGCCAAGAGGAAGTGGCCATGCTGGAAGCGCGCAAGGCCCAGCTGCCCGAGCTGATCATCGAAACCGAGCCCAAGCGAACCTATCCGTTCGGCGAGTTCGCCGCCCACTCCCTCGGCTATCTCCAGGAATTGACGCCCGAGGAGCTGCGGACGGTCTATAAAGACCGGCGGCGGCCGGGCGACATGGTCGGCAAGACGGGGATTGAAGCAGGCTACGAGAACGACTTGACCGGGCGCGAAGGGCAGATCGTCGAGGTGGTCGACAGCCTGGGCCGCAAGCAGAGTGAGGCGATGAACGTCGCGCCGGAAGCGGCCTCCGGACTGCATCTGGCCCTGGATTATGACCTCCAGGCCAAAGCTCAAGACCTCCTGCGCGGCAAAGAAGGGGCCGTCGTCGTCCTCTCGGCCAAGACCGGCGATGTCCTGGCCCTAGCCAGCTTCCCGACCTACGATCCCAATAAGTTCATCAACCGATTCACTCCGGAGGAGTGGACGGGTCTCGTCGGCAGCCCGGACCGTCCCCTGCTCAACCGGGCCATCCAAGGCCTCTATTCGCCCGGCTCGACCTTTAAGATCGTCATGGCCTCGGCCGGCCTGGAGTCGGGATCCATCGTGCCGTCGACCCAGTTCGTCTGCGGCGGCGAAATCGAGATCTACGGCAACAGCTTCTCCTGCATGGGGGTCCACGGCGCTCTGACCATGACCGACGCAATCCGTTATTCCTGCAACATCTACTTCTACAATTTGGGACGCCGGCTGGGCATCGACACGATCGCCGCTTATGCCCAACGTATGGGCCTCGGCCGCAAGACCGGCATCGACATCCCCGGCGAGAAGGAGGGGCTGGTTCCGACCCCGGAGTGGAAGAAGCTGACCCGCAAGACGGCCTGGTTCCCCGGAGAGACCATCTCGGTCGCCATCGGCCAGGGCCCCCTCCAAGTGACGCCGCTGCAGATGGCCGCCGTCACGGCCCTGATCGCCAACCGGGGCCGGTCCGTTCGGCCGCGGCTGGTGATAGGAGAGGCGGCCGGAACGCCGACCGAGGTCCCGGGCCTGACCCGGGACGCCATGGATGCGGTCGTCGAGGGTATGTGGCGCTCGGTCAACGCCCAAGGCACGGGGCAGGGGGCCCGGGTCGAGGGGTTCGACGTCTGCGGCAAGACCGGTTCGACCCAGACGATCAGCTCTGAAAAAGCGGATCGAATCAGCCCCCAGTCGCGACAGCGCAAGACCCATTCCTGGTTCGTCGGTTTCGCCCCGCGCAACGATCCGCAGATCGTCGTCGCCATCCTGATCGAATTCGGCGGGTTGGGAGGCGCGACGGCCGCGCCGGTCGCCCGCGAGCTTTTTAATCTCTACAAGGCCAAATATGCTGGACCGAATCCACCTGCGGGAAATTGA
- a CDS encoding rod shape-determining protein MreC, whose translation MPLARPERRKLLVVGGLLFVHLLLISLQVPLGEAPSYLERVVFIVLSPVEGLLNGAYGLLSGAWNRYLYLKDVEAQNRDLREETFQLRQENLIMGRGLERLQDREAASRVLSGLHGSFITASAIGVDALNVRKSIVIDRGTADGLRLDMPVVDAQGRLVGRTIKPLSIRQATVELLTNQNSGVGVVSVKARVVGVLSGDERTGQCRMKYVEASNEALEVEEELVTSGYDKIFPAGIPVGRIASIKTEAALFKAIAVRPYLEIRNLKTLAVLTSATGETR comes from the coding sequence ATGCCCCTGGCCCGGCCCGAACGCAGGAAGCTCCTGGTGGTGGGCGGCCTGCTTTTCGTCCACCTTTTGCTCATCTCCTTACAGGTACCGCTCGGGGAGGCCCCCAGCTATCTTGAGCGGGTCGTTTTCATCGTCCTGTCGCCGGTGGAAGGCCTGCTCAACGGCGCTTACGGCCTGTTGAGCGGCGCCTGGAACCGCTACCTCTACCTGAAGGACGTCGAGGCCCAAAACCGGGACCTGCGCGAAGAGACGTTCCAGCTGCGGCAGGAGAACCTGATCATGGGCCGGGGCTTGGAGCGGCTGCAGGATCGGGAGGCCGCCTCCCGCGTCCTGTCCGGACTCCACGGCTCGTTCATCACCGCATCGGCCATCGGGGTGGACGCCCTGAACGTGCGCAAGTCGATCGTCATCGACCGGGGCACGGCCGATGGGCTGCGACTGGACATGCCGGTCGTCGACGCTCAAGGCCGGTTGGTCGGCCGTACGATTAAGCCCCTTTCGATTCGCCAAGCCACCGTCGAGCTCCTGACCAACCAGAACAGCGGCGTCGGTGTGGTCTCGGTCAAGGCCCGGGTCGTGGGCGTTCTTTCGGGCGACGAGCGGACCGGCCAATGCCGCATGAAGTACGTCGAGGCTTCCAATGAGGCCCTAGAGGTGGAGGAGGAGCTTGTCACCTCCGGCTACGATAAGATCTTTCCGGCCGGCATCCCCGTGGGCCGGATCGCCTCGATCAAGACCGAGGCCGCCCTGTTCAAGGCGATCGCCGTCCGGCCCTATCTGGAGATCAGGAACCTGAAGACGCTGGCCGTCCTGACGTCGGCGACGGGAGAGACACGATGA
- a CDS encoding rod shape-determining protein: MSVVRWFKNRLFCDLAIDLGTANTLVYLKGKGIIIQEPSIVVVNKQTGKVEAVGTRAKDMLGKTPANVLAIKPMHDGVIADFEIAEKMLDFFIKKATNNKGFLLRPRIVIGIPTGITQVERRAVKDVAMRAKATEVYLVEQPMAAAVGADLPISEPTGNMVVDIGGGTTDIAVISLDGVVFNHSIRIAGNEMDEAIIGYLKKKYNLLIGERSAEMVKMTIGSAYPLDEPITMEIKGRDLREGIPKTIVIDDQEIREALEEVVAAIVNAIRIALEKTPPELSADIIDRGIILTGGGSLLKNLDKRIREETQLPVFITEEPLTTVVLGAGKMLDDMELLKKVSIP, from the coding sequence ATGAGCGTAGTCCGCTGGTTCAAGAACCGCCTATTCTGCGATCTGGCCATCGATCTGGGCACGGCCAATACTCTGGTTTATTTGAAGGGCAAGGGCATCATCATCCAAGAGCCCTCCATCGTCGTCGTCAATAAGCAGACGGGCAAGGTCGAGGCGGTCGGCACGCGGGCCAAGGACATGCTGGGCAAAACCCCGGCCAACGTCCTGGCCATCAAGCCCATGCATGACGGCGTCATCGCCGACTTCGAGATCGCTGAAAAGATGCTGGACTTTTTTATTAAGAAAGCCACCAACAACAAGGGCTTCCTGCTGCGGCCGCGGATCGTCATCGGCATTCCGACCGGAATCACCCAGGTCGAGCGGCGGGCGGTCAAGGACGTGGCCATGCGGGCCAAGGCGACTGAGGTCTATCTGGTCGAACAGCCCATGGCCGCGGCCGTCGGGGCGGACCTGCCCATCTCCGAGCCGACCGGCAACATGGTCGTCGACATCGGCGGCGGGACGACCGACATCGCGGTCATCTCGCTGGACGGTGTCGTCTTCAACCATTCCATCCGGATCGCCGGCAACGAGATGGACGAAGCCATCATCGGGTACCTGAAGAAGAAATACAACCTCCTGATCGGCGAGCGGTCGGCCGAGATGGTCAAGATGACCATCGGCTCGGCTTACCCGCTGGACGAGCCGATCACCATGGAGATCAAGGGCCGCGACTTGCGCGAAGGCATCCCAAAGACCATCGTCATCGATGACCAGGAGATCCGGGAGGCGCTGGAGGAAGTCGTGGCCGCCATCGTCAACGCCATCCGGATCGCCCTGGAGAAAACCCCGCCCGAGCTCTCGGCCGACATCATCGACCGCGGCATCATCCTGACCGGCGGCGGCTCCCTTCTCAAGAACCTGGACAAACGGATCCGGGAGGAGACGCAGCTCCCTGTCTTCATCACCGAGGAACCCTTGACCACCGTCGTCCTGGGCGCGGGCAAGATGCTGGACGACATGGAGCTGCTGAAGAAGGTTTCCATCCCTTAA